In Clostridium thermosuccinogenes, the genomic stretch GAAGTGTTGCACTTAGGTTTACCTGCAGCTGCTGTTCACTTGTCGCCAGATAACCATAAATCGTTTTAACCTTTTGACCGGTCTTTTCGTCAGTAGTATAGGCAAAATCACGCCATGTAAATTCTCCGACCAGTTGGTCATACTTAGTGTATGGCTTAAGTCCAAACTCCTCTATTGTATTAAAAAATTCATAAACCCAGTGTAGTATCTATAGAAGCCTAAGCTTTTATAGTTGTACCTGTTGAAAATCCCGTATTCCGTAGTTATAGGCTCATAGACAACTTCACTTGCCGCGCTGGCAGCTGTTGGAAGCCTTAGCATGATAACCTGTACCAGCAAAAAGATAACTAGAATCAAAAAAAGTCTTTTTTTCATGACACTCATACTAGTAAAATCCCCCCCAATAGTAAAATTTTATTGTTTTCCGGTCATTCTTGCTTTTTTACTTCCAAGACATAAGCTAAATAGAGTCCTATTTCATTCCAATTTTTCTTTTTAAAATGCACCTCACAATCATAATCAGATGGAAAAAGCCTCCTACTACAGCGACATAACTGTTTTCTTGAACCGCAGTGTATCCTACAACCCATTCAAAAGGTCTTTTCAAGCTGCCTCTGGGAAGTATGGGGATAACCTTTCCATCCTTTATAAAAAGCCTGTCACCGTCAATCGGAGCATGCGCCAAACTACCGATTTCCCCAATTATGATGAAATCTCTGTCGGGATACCGTTTTTTCATTTCCTTGGCAGTAACATATGGAATCTTGCTAAAGCTGCGCACTTCTGTGAAAAAGCGGGTTTTTCCTGTCTGAGTATATATTTGGTAAATCACCCCAACCACCTTTTTTCATTTAATCGAGAATTGCTGAAATCCAAATGGCGAAACATAACCCTTTTTTTCACCGATGTGCATGTATAATTGCTGCTGACACCTAATCACTTTGACTTTAAGCCAAAGGCATATCTGATATGATGGTGACGGAACCGTCCGCAGCGATCATTTTCATTTGTACCACCGGAGGAAACGCTCCTGCCTGAAGAGCTGGGGCTATCATTAGAGCCTTCACTATCAACTGACTTTGCTTTCATCTGGCAGATACGGCTATGTCAGCAGCTACATGCTTATATCTGCAAGAGCTGTGCTGCTTCCATCCACTTTAGTATTCCAACCAATGAATGCTTAATCTAAACGCATAGGCTCTTATGGAGAAGTTCCCAAGCTTACTCCACCAACCACGGTTTTACAGTTGGATTTCACATCGGTATCTCCTCCGTTCCTGTTGAATGTTACTTTATAAGTCAAGACGGTAATGTTAATGGTTGCACCGTCGGGATAAGCTGCACCGTTTTCATCAAGAATAAGGGAATCTGGTGAAGGGATTTCTGATGCCAATGCAATGGATGGCAGTAATGCTAGAAGCATTGCCAGCATCAGCAGGGTGCTCATGCCTTCCTTTTTCAGACTTGGTAAAGATACTTTTTTTACTTTTCTCCCCAAAATGCATCACTCCCTTCTACTAATTTTTGTATTTAATATTGTAGCAGTAAAAAATGGCATAAGGATTAAGTTGGCGAAATTGGACATAATTTTGCCGAAATTGGAATTAGTTAAATTGCATGGCCTGATGTAATCATGAAAAACAAGGGAAAAACTAATGCCCACAATACATCACCCGTACCAGAAGCTGTGACCGAAACAACTGTTTGACAAACATAGGCTTTGATGCTAAACTATAACTTGATTTTATATTTGTTTTATATTTGGAGGCTAGTATACACCTATGTATGGTATTTTTCGTATTCGTAAATAAGGGTGCCTTGAATAAAAGATAGCTTATAAAAGCATCTTTATTCTCGTGCGCCTTTTTTCGTTTACGAAAAAACCGAAAGAGGTGTATTTTTTATGCCCCAAAAAAGAAAAAAAGGGACAACTCCGCCCATTTGGGCATCGCAAAACTTTTTGACAAGCTACAAAACCATAAACAGGATTATACGCAGAACCACACTGAACAAAAATGATCATGTTATTGAAATTGGTCCGGGAAAGGGCCATACAACCGGCATCCTGATTCAAAAATGTCGGCAAGTTTCTGCTATTGAGATAGACGAACGTTTGTATAACAAACTGATGATTAAATTTAAGGGCACCAAAAATATCCGGATATATCATCAGGATTTTTTGAAGTGGAAGCTTCCTGAATCCGAAGATTATAAAGTTTTTTCAAATATCCCCTTTTGTTTCACCACGGATATTGTGCGAAAACTTACGGAGTGCAAAAACGTACCTTCCGAAACATGGCTTATCATGGAAAAAGGCGCAGCCAAGCGTTTTATGGGCAAGCCTTCGGAATCGTTGCGTTCATTGCTCATAAAGCCTAAATTTGATTTGGATATTGTCTACTATTTCGACAGGGAGGATTTTCATCCCAAACCGGGGGTCGATGCTGTACTTCTTCACTTTAAGAAAAAGAGCCAGCCGGATATCTCTGCAAACCAGTGGTTTGCTTATGAACAGTTTGCTTCAAAGGGATTAAAATATGGACTTCGCAGTCTGTTTACAAGAAAGCAGTTATCCAGGGCATTACGTCAGGCAGGTGTGCAAAATGGTGTCACCCCTGCAGAGATTCTTTATGTGCAGTGGCTTTGCCTTTTCCGATGCTACTGGGAGCATGTTCTGGGTAAAAAATGATCAAGTGGCTCATTACCTTTGTAATGTCCACCGGCTCACACATAAATGCCAGATCTGGCCGGTGGGCATTGAGCCACCTTGCATTAATTCACAAGCTGCACTATCTTTCTAACAGTGTTTGCATTTCTAATGGTGATGCTGTCGTACACAGACGATCCTACTATCTTTGACCACCGTGTTCTTGAAAAAGTTTTGATAGGCGCAGACCAAAAAATGACCCTACCATAATAATCAACTTTTTCATATTCAGGCTTGATCTCCCCTACCTCTTTGAACACTTCATCTACCGTAGTCGGTGGCAATACAAATATTGCATTGTGTTTTGAATCTTTGTCTTGACCCCACCATGAAGGCGCGTGACCTAAAGCTGTAACCAAGTCATCAACGGATAAAATCATGACGGGTATACTTAGTTGAAACTTATCTGCAATTAATACTTCGCATTTTTCTTTTAGCTTTTTCTCATCAGTATTATCACTGGAGAAAATGATATTTCCGCTGTTTATGTATGTTACTACATCGAAAAATCCGTTTTCCTCAAATAATTCTTTTAATTCCGGCATCGAAACCTTATTTTTCCCGCCTACGTTAATACCGCGCAAAAAAGCAACATATTTTCCCATTAATAAAAACACCTCACAAGTATGTATGTTATGTATGCTCCAAGCTGCATTTCAATTGCAGACACAAACCAGCAAGAATGCGCATAATGCTTCAACTTGGTTTCACGGCGCCAATAATCTAATGATGGCCATTTTAAAACATATTAATTCTTTTTATTTTTCTTTGGTTAATCTCTCATATAAATTGCAGTGTTTTCAGATATGTTTCTAAATCTTATTTGAGTATTTTTCTTGTAGTTAAACATATTTTACCAAACTGCTTTGAGCATGTCTATTTTTATCTTTGTTGGACTGACGCAAGTTATTATAACTTATCCTATGAGCCTTTATATCTTTGCCCTTTATAAAAGGACTACATGATATATACACTACACTTTCCGGATTTGGATCTAATATATATCTTCTTTTTTCTCTATATGCAACCAAAGTTAACACAACCTGTGAACTTCAGTTGGTTTATTTTCTTATTTTTTGCTGTATTATATAGCTAGGAGGTATGAAAAATATGAATAATCCGAAAAGTAATATTGCCGCAAATCTCCGCTATTTGAGAAATCGTCATGGGTTTTCACAGGAAGAAGTAGCAGAAAAAGTCGGTGTTAGCCGTCAATCTGTTGCAAAATGGGAAAATGGAGATTCTCTGCCCGATATCCTTAATTGTGAAGCTTTAGCGGATTTATATGGTGTTTCTTTAAATGATCTGGTGCGTTTTGACCCGGAAAAAGAGGTTTTCCTATCCCTCCCAAGAACAAACATATATTTGGTGTAGTGACTTTAGGTGAGAGAGGAATTTGTAATGCAAAATAGCCAACTACGTAGAAGTTTCCTTTGATATTATCCTTCATATACTTCCTTGTACAATTAATATTGTATTAAATCAGTGACCAAAGCCACTGTTTGACCCATCAATTTTTATAGTTAACATAACATTTTAAGCTTCATACTTTTCCAAACATCAAGCACATCATCCGGCTTCACATCTTAGCCATTATGCCAGCATCTGTTGGCCTGAACTTTGACAATCATGTATAATATTTTCCGGACTTGGAAGGTGTGTGTTTCACCTCCTGGGACGGACCTTAGCGGGCCGATTACCCGTAAAAAAGAGTATTTATCCATTCCGGTAAGTCTACATGATTTGGCTGGTTGAGGCCAGCTTAAAGCTGGTTCCTCGTGTCACATGCAAGGTTGTTTGCTTACATGGGAAGGAATGGAGACTTTTAAGTCCATTCATCTTGTAAAGGAGGCATTTTTTATGAATTTCAGACCTATGGCAGGAATCGATGTAGGTAAATTCTTTAGTGAGATGGCAATTCTTTCTCCATCCAATGAAGTAATTGCCCGCATGAAGATCCGCCATGATTCCAGTTCTGACGTTGAAAGAGCCGTTAAATTACTGAAAAAAACGGAAAAGGACTTTGATTCTAGGCCTTTCGTCGTCATGGAATCCACCGGGCACTATCACAAAATCCTTTTCCATTCACTTTGTAAAGCTGGATTTGAGGTTTCCATCATAAACCCCATCCAAACTGATTCTATCAAAAATATTGGAATCAGGAAAGTGAAAAATGATAAAGTTGATGCCCGGAAAATTGCCCTGCTATACAGATTTCAGGAGCTTAAAACTACTAATATCCCAGATGAAGATATTGAATGTCTGCGAAGCCTTTGCCGACAGTACTACAAGCTCTCTGACGAACTTACTGCCTACAAAAACAGGCTTACAGGTATTGTTGACCAACTCATGCTAAACTTCAAGGATGTATTCCCTAACATCTTTTCAAAGGCTGCTCTCGCAGTATTAGAAAAATATCCTACGCCTGTGCATATTCTTAAAGCCAACAGAAACAAGTTGATTGCACTGATACAAAAGAATTCCCGCAGAAGCCTTAAGTGGTCAACTGCAAAGTATGAGCTTTTGGTCTCCAAGGCCAGAGAATTTGCACCTTTGAGCATTAATAACTCTTCAAATATTGCCATGCTTGGGGTGTATATCTCTATGATTAAAACCTTGGAGGAAAACCTTGAGAAAGTCCTCAAAGCCATTCGTTCATTGATTGCTGAAGATATGGCAAAGGACATACCCATGCTGGCACTGACTCTCGAGCTTCTACAAAGCATTCCAGGTATAGGACTTATCTCTGCTGTTACCATTCTGGCTGAAATTGGCGACTTTTCAGCTTTTTCAAAGCCAGGCAAGCTAGTTGCTTATTTCGGCATTGACCCCTCTGTAATGCAGTCCGGAGAGTTTACCGGCACACAAAACAAGATGTCAAAAAGGGGGTCAAGGCTGCTTCGCAGGGTACTTTTCACAATTGCTCTTGCTAATATCCGCACTAAGCGTGACAAAACAGCTTGCAACCCTGTACTGATGGAATATTACAAAAACAAATGCCAGAACAAGCCTAAAAAAGTGGCCTTAGGAGCTGTTATGCGTAAGCTTGTTAATTATATTTTTGCTGTTCTTAGGGATAGAAAGCCTTATCAGCTACGTAGCCCTCAGGAACATGCGAAGAATCTTGCAGCAAAGCATACAGCAGCTTAATAGTACTGTTACTTGATGTTTAGTTTTCAAAGAGCAACTTACTATTTTGGACCAGCTATTTTATGTCTACTTCACCTGGGTGGTCTTGTTGTCATGCCTTTTTTAGCTCATGTGTTTTTTGAAAAATTCTTTTATTTTTCAAAAAAAGCTCTTGACTTTAATTAGCTGGTCTTTTTTAAGGATTCCAAAGCATCAATGGTTTCTACTACAGGAGTATCAGGATCATGATAATGAATAAGATATATGTCTATATAATCTGTTTTTAATCTTTTAAGACTGGATTCACAAGAGGATTTGATAGATTCTTTGGAAAGGCTGAACTTATTTTCATCAGTAACTCCAACTTTGGAAGCTATAGCAATATCGTGTCTAAAAGACTTAATTGCTCTGCCCAGTATCTCTTCGGTGCCTGTATAGCTTCCGGCAGTATCAAAAAATTTTATGCCTAATTCATAGGCATATTGCAATATTCTAACCATTTCATATTCTTCTAACCTTGACCCATAAGCGCCACTTAATGCATAGCAGCCATAGCCTAATGAGGAGATCGGCAGATCATATAAATATTTCTTTTTAATCATCGCCATCACCTTTCAATTTCAATATCTTGTTCATAAGCTTATCCAACTGATTCTTTACCTTTTTTAGTTCTTCTTCTTTCTTCAGTATCTCTATTCGCTTTTGGTTTACTTCATTAAGCAGTATTTCAATATCTTTCTGGTTTATTGAGTTACTTTCTAACCCTTTTTCTATTCTTTCATCAATTTCTAGAATTCTTTTTATGTCCTCTAATGAGAACATCATTTCTTTCATTGCCATAATATTTTGCAGCTTCTTAACATCTTCTTCGGAATAGTATCTAAGATTGTTTTTTCTTTTAGCAATAAGCAGGCCGATTTTGTCATAATATCTAAGGGTTTCTATACCAATATTGAATTTCTTTGAGACCTCTCCTATTAACATGGCCATCACCTCTAGGTAAAGTATAAATACTGGAGTTAACTCCATGTCAAGAAGATTTCAAATATTTACTTCATGCATGTTACCAAGTTACAATCCTCAATCTTTGCTTGCCGATACAATCAGCATCATAGGACGCCGCATTTCATCCTTCATTCCCGGAATATCCATCATACTTTTGGGCGGTTGCGGTTCTACAACATGATTTATTATAAAACCACTGGAAAGTAATGTGTTTAGATATGTGGTCAGGGTTCTATGATATTTTGTAACCTTTTCTCCTAAAAACACAGTGGTTCGTTTTCCCTCATAATAATAATTGTCCACCGGAAAATGCAGTATTTCTCCTTTTTCGTCATAATACCAGTCTTGAGTTCCATGGGCAGTAAAAACAGGATGTTCAACCGTAAAAACCAGCTTGCCACCATGCTTGAGCATTCTATATATCTTTTTAATAAGAGCCGCATAATCCTCTACATAATGAAATGCCAGTGAACTTAATACGACATCAAAGCTCTCCTCCGGGAACTCTACATCTTCCATAGCACAGCATAAATATTCAACCTGTGGAAAATGCGTTTTTTCTTCAGCCACCTCGAGCATTTTATGAGAAATATCAACCCCTATAACAGATGAAGCACCCTGCTCCATGGCATAGATGCAGTGCCAGCCATAACCGCATCCCAGGTCAAGCACACGCTTACCTTTAAAATCCGGCAAAAGCCTTTTCAATGTTTCCCATTCTCCCGCACCAGCTAGTCCCTGCTGCGAACGTCTCATTTGACTATATTTTTCAAAGAAAATATCATCGTCATATTTGTTTTCTTTCATCCGAATTCTCCTTATTATTTAAGATATTACTTACGATACAATCTGCTTCACTTCATTATAAAGCTTCTCAGCCATGTCGTAGCATTCATCAGCAGAAAGGCCAAGTGTCTCAAAAATACGATTAACCTTTTGCGCATATTTTTCAGGCTTATGTTCAAAAGTTTCTATCAGCTTTACCGCTTTCTTTTCGTTGATGCAATAAACATTATTGCATGCAAATAATACTTGATTTAAGCATGAAACTGCGCGAAAAACATGGCCGGCAATATAATATTTGTCATCTGCTTTTAAATTTGCTTTTACAAGCATCAATGAGAATCCCGCTTCAAACATAAAAAAGTCAATTATGCCTTTCCGCAAAGCAGCGGGATAAACTTCTGCCTGTTTCTTTAATTCGCAAAATCTTTCATTCTTGGCGTATAGTATTTTGCTAATCGCTAATTCTCCACGATACATGGCACTTATATATCCATGGGGATGGCCCGTCTGGTAATTGGCAGTAACAATTCCTTGCTCCGTATCTTTTATTATCTGCTCTACACGCTTAATATCACGCAATATTAAATCCACATGATACCCATTTATGATTAACCAACCACCGGCATTAACCCAATTTCCCCATCCTCCGGGAGGTACCACCAGGTTGCTCCTATGCTCATCATCCAGCTCTGCTGCCAGTCGGTTAATAGCATCTATATCAAGTAATTCTGCATTGTAATAGATGCCGATATCAATATCCGAATCCTCTGTATGAGTACCCCTTGCACGAGAACCGCCCAAAACAATACCTTCAATAAAAGGCAGAGAGGATAATTTCTCTGTCACTGATTTAAATATGTTATCTACCATGCCAAAACACTCCTTTTACGATTAATGTTGAACTGCTGTTGAAAAGTACAAACTAAATTTTACCACTATAAAATTCATAATTGCACATTATGCAATGTATGTTTTAAACTTGTCTAAACTTTATTGATTATCCTTTCATGCTTTTGATGTTTGATGAAGTTTTATCAATAGCTCATATATTACCACCTTGCCAGATATTAATCCATCACAAGATGTTTTGCAATTTGGAGAATCTGTTCCCGTTTGTTCCTCGGGAGTCCATTAACATAATTTTTCAAATATAATCGCAATGCCTGTTCTGCTTCCGATAAATCTACAGCCTGAATGTCCGATTCAAACGGGTGCCTTTTAATTATAGCTGCAATTTCAACATCTCCGAGGGTATTAAAAAGTGAGATAAATTCTTCTTCCTCCAGCCATGCATCAAGCAAAACATCCTCAAGATCGTCGAAAGATTTCACCTTTTCCTTTATTAATTCCAACTTATCAGATGAATATCTGCAACTAAGCAATTCTTCTATTAACCTTCTATATTCTTCATCATCCATTTTGGCACTGGATTCAAAGTGGATTCCAGGTCCCAAATCCGGATTGATAGAGGTTACGAATACTTTGTTAAGGGTATTCAAATTTAACGCCTTTTCTATATTAGCAGCAATCTTCGGCAAACTATTTTCAATATACCTTTGGATTAAAGGGTCCGTGATTTTCAACTCTTCATATATATCTTTAACCGCCTTGTCAATCCTTAACATAAGGGAAGGATTATCATTTTTGTCCAATGCATCATATAAACGTTGAATATCCTCCTCTGCAATATAGAGCTCTCTGATATTACGGTTGACAAGAGAACATCCCAAAGCCGCTGTTAATACTTGCTCAAAAATATTTATCAATAAGTCCTCATAACCTTCGTCATACCCATAAAGCAGGTGATGGATGTTCTCTGTTGCAAAATTCTTGCAAAATTCGTTCTCCAGATATAAATTTTCGAGGTATTCCTGAATAAACTCCACCCCTGTCAAATCATTAACAGGATTGCAAAGCTGATAATCAATAGAAGCGGGAACATCATGAGCCTCATAGTCCAAGTTGTATGACTTAAAGAAACCCCCAATCCCATTTTCGCTAAGGGTCGAATTATATGAATGATTGGGCGTGTCTATTCTGTTCTCTCGCACCATATCATAAAAACGCTTTGCAGCTTGCAATTTAGTGTTAGCTATTTTTCTGCCCCTCTCATACAACTCAGAAACATTTACAGTTTTCAACTCGACTGCAGCATGATCCGGATCCGGTAAAGATTTTAAGTATAGCCCTATTGTATAAAAATTAGATTTCATAATGCTTTCAGCAGTCTCAACTTTTATGGAACTGCTTTCACCCATATTATATCTCTCACATTTATATGATAAGAGACTTATACATTGCAGCTGAATATTTTCTATATCGGACTCACTTAAAAGTCCACAGGCATATGCTTCATGTAAAATGGCATTAAAATAGAACTCCCCACTCAAATTTTGAATATTAATAATATGACGCTTTTCAATATTCGCCATCCTCATCCTCCTCATCCTCATCAAATTCATCATCCTCTGAATATTCAGGATCGTACCCAAAGCGCAAATTGCGAGCCAGCTTGTCAAGTTCACGTCCTGCCAGCAGTTCCAATGATCCTTGGCATTTGCCGTCAAAGGAATCTTTCATAAACTTAATCAGTTCATCATCACTTATTAAATCGAGAGTTTCATTCTTATAAAAATAAAAAATTTCAATTAACTCATGAAGCGTTTCTGCATAGTTGTGCATGGAAATATAAGGAGAATCGCAGAACTCCTTGATAATTTTTTCAATTATGCCACCGCCGAATTCAATGCGTCCATTTCTTTTCAGTGAAGAAGTTCTCGTTTCAACTAATTCAATGGCATCCTGGGGAGATAAAGATAGCCCGAATCCAAGAGTAAAATCATTACATTTTAAGATTTCACCAACTGCTTGCTTTTGTACCAGGGATGAATATAAATTCATGATCTCAAGTGCCAATAGGCTCACCTCCAAGAAAAATCAAAATATTTAAAAATAGCCCTTGACATTTTACCTCAAATATGATATAGTTAAAATGGTATAGTATGTTATGTTTTATTGGGCGATAAGTTTGATTATACCATCGAATTTTAATAAAAGCAATACTATAAAGAAAAAGCCACCTTTATATGCTACATAAACGGTGGCTTTCGTGCTCGTTGACCCTGTATTCTTCTGTTAAATCCTAATTGCTAAATACTAAACTTCTATCAATACCATCACTGAACCTCAGACTTTTCCTCATATATTTCCTTTATAAATGCCTCGACTTCGTCCCATGCCTCGTTGGCGTCAGGCAGTTCAGGAAACAGCATCTGAAATACATGGAACATGCCGGGATATGTTGTCTGTCGAACTTCAACTCCAGCTTCTTTTGCCTTTTGTGCAACCTTAATGGTATCGTTTAAAAGCATTTCATCTCCACCCACCTGCATTAACATGGGAGGAAAACCGTCATACTCGCCATAAATAGGTGAAATATACGGATTGTCGGCTCGGTTGTTGCCTACATATGCAGGAGTCTTGCGTTTGTAATTCAGATTTGTCCATGCGGACATGGTTATTAAAGCAGCAGGCATCGGCATGTCATTATCTCTTAAATAAAGGGCAGTCGCAAGCGTAAGCCCTCCGCCTGCCGAATCACCCGCTATAATGATGTGTTCCGGCAGGTATCCCTGCTCCAAAAGCCATTTATATGCCAGTACAGCATCCTCTAATGCCGCGGGAAAAGGATGTTTCGGAGCGACCCGGTAATCTACGGTCAAAACCCCGGCTCCGCTTAGCTTGGCATATTGTACCGCCGCACGCCGGTATGTTGTGCCGTTGTCCTCCAGAGAGCGGCTGTAAGCTCCACCATGAAGCTGCAGGATTGCCTTTTCAGGCTTAGTTCCCTTTGCCTTAACCCATTCCATTGTTATTCCGTCAACTTCTATGATTTCTAAGGAGTAATCCTCCGGCAACGTCCAGTTATCGTTCAGTTGGTTTAAAAGCTTGATGTTGCCATTCCCACCGATATCTAATCTGTTTTGCAGATAAACTCGGCTTCTGAAGCTTCTGAACATATACCAGGCACCTCCGGCAACCACAGAGATAATTAATATAATTACAATCCACTTAATAGATTTACTTTTATTTCTCTTACTCATCGCTTCGGACCCCCTTCTCGTCAAGCATTTCTTTGTAAATTTCCGTAAGCTTGTCGATTAAATCAATCAATTTGTCCGTATCGGAGTCGCCTAAGGATGCGACAAGCCTTTCAGCAATGCTCAAAATCCCTCTGTTTGCCTTTTCTATGGCTCTAATGCCTGCTTCGGTCAATTCAATTTTCACACTTCTTCTGTCTTCTTTATCAATGCTCCTTGTGATGAATCCCCTATGTTCCAGATCGTTGAGGATGCGTGTAATGGATGGGCGGGACAACTCAAGCATATCGGACAGATCTGCAGCTTTAATGTATCCTTGCTTTCCGCAACTTGACAAATCACTGTTTGAAAGCCATATATTCCGCAAAACAAGATACTCTCCTTGCGAAAGATCGCCGCTGCTTAATAATTTGTTTAACTGCCTCCTCATATTAAGACAGGAATTCAACAGGTGGAATCCTTTTTGCTGCTTCATAGGCATTACCTCATATCGATATTTTAGTTTTTAATAAAAATAGTTTCGTATGTGAACTATTATAGCTAGAAATCAATTTAAAATCAATAGCGTTTACTGACAAAAATTAATTCTCAGGGTAATGCTGCTTTGATTTCCTTAAATATTCTGCCGTTGCTGTATTTCCATTTTTCAGCATTTCCAATGGCGTTCCTGCAAACACAACTTACCGTTATCAGACATCCCGCAGGATAACTTACATCTGCACCATTTATAATAATATCATTCATCCCTATTCCTCCCGACCCTCATGCTTTATGCTTTTGCAGCTATATTAATCCCTCTTTTCAGGAAAAGAGCAAGCAAGTTCTTTGTTTTATTGAACCATACTTTGGCATGCATCCCTCTATTATACAACCTTGTTGCAATTGCCAAACTTTTAAATCCTATCATGCAGTAAAAAATTGGGGATGGCATCGAAACCATCCCCAACTCAGCAACCAGTGCTCCACTCTCAACATGCGACCAGCGGTAACAATATCTATTCAAATCTCAACATGAGCGAATCACAAACCGGCGTATATCCTATTTTTTGATAAATGCTATTCGATGTTGGATTCAGCAAATCCGTGTATAATACGCACTTTTTATATCCTCTGTCCAATGCCATTTGACTGATTTGAGCCACGCATGAAGTGGCATAACCCTTTCCGCGATAATAAGGAGGGGTATACACAAATGCCACGCCGATAGCTGTTTGCAATTCCCTTGTATAACCTGCCATAGAGACAGGTATCCCATCGACCTCCAAAGCGTAGAGCTTTTTAGTAGATAATCGGTATCGATATGCTTCTTCATTTTGAGGGATTGACATTTCTGTTGCTCCATAACTACTTGCTGCATTAAATGCCTCAAGCCAGTATGGGAAAAAATACATATCTCTTTCATCCAGCAAACGAACGACACCAAATTGCTTAATATCTGGATTTACTGCCTTAAGCTCATATATGCGCTGGCTCATGGTTGTTTTAAAGGTTAATCCCTTTAGAGAGGTATATTCACTGGCAAAATGCTCCGCCAGGTTTTTTTCAGTCATCACACCGGGAATTTCATAGCCTTTCAGTCCATCTATCAGGCAGTTTATGGCTTTTGAATTGATTACATTGTCTGTAGCATAAAGTGTGATATTATGCGGTGGTGTCATTAAAGCGGTAAGCTGTATACCCTTTTCATCCGAAACAGTTGCCATAAGCCAATTTGCAGGGTCACGCCAGTCTGTTTTATCTTTCCCTTCATGTCCAATTATGATATTGCCAAGGAGAATCATGTTCTGCGACTCGTGACGCATTAACACATCATAGGTATCATAGTAAAACTCATGCACATCCTTATACAACTTGAATTGCATTTCTAACCACCCTTTCTCACACTAAATAATATAAACAGTTTACATTAACAGTCATAAATTTTGCTCCCGTTCATCGCTGTGAAATCAACCCATAACCCAGCCTGACCAAACACCATAATTTAAAATATGTTCTGAAGCATAATTGAATCTTATTGCTTGCTCTTAAATGGTGACATTAAGAAA encodes the following:
- a CDS encoding DUF6179 domain-containing protein, which gives rise to MANIEKRHIINIQNLSGEFYFNAILHEAYACGLLSESDIENIQLQCISLLSYKCERYNMGESSSIKVETAESIMKSNFYTIGLYLKSLPDPDHAAVELKTVNVSELYERGRKIANTKLQAAKRFYDMVRENRIDTPNHSYNSTLSENGIGGFFKSYNLDYEAHDVPASIDYQLCNPVNDLTGVEFIQEYLENLYLENEFCKNFATENIHHLLYGYDEGYEDLLINIFEQVLTAALGCSLVNRNIRELYIAEEDIQRLYDALDKNDNPSLMLRIDKAVKDIYEELKITDPLIQRYIENSLPKIAANIEKALNLNTLNKVFVTSINPDLGPGIHFESSAKMDDEEYRRLIEELLSCRYSSDKLELIKEKVKSFDDLEDVLLDAWLEEEEFISLFNTLGDVEIAAIIKRHPFESDIQAVDLSEAEQALRLYLKNYVNGLPRNKREQILQIAKHLVMD
- a CDS encoding DUF6323 family protein, with product MALEIMNLYSSLVQKQAVGEILKCNDFTLGFGLSLSPQDAIELVETRTSSLKRNGRIEFGGGIIEKIIKEFCDSPYISMHNYAETLHELIEIFYFYKNETLDLISDDELIKFMKDSFDGKCQGSLELLAGRELDKLARNLRFGYDPEYSEDDEFDEDEEDEDGEY
- a CDS encoding alpha/beta hydrolase is translated as MSKRNKSKSIKWIVIILIISVVAGGAWYMFRSFRSRVYLQNRLDIGGNGNIKLLNQLNDNWTLPEDYSLEIIEVDGITMEWVKAKGTKPEKAILQLHGGAYSRSLEDNGTTYRRAAVQYAKLSGAGVLTVDYRVAPKHPFPAALEDAVLAYKWLLEQGYLPEHIIIAGDSAGGGLTLATALYLRDNDMPMPAALITMSAWTNLNYKRKTPAYVGNNRADNPYISPIYGEYDGFPPMLMQVGGDEMLLNDTIKVAQKAKEAGVEVRQTTYPGMFHVFQMLFPELPDANEAWDEVEAFIKEIYEEKSEVQ
- a CDS encoding MarR family winged helix-turn-helix transcriptional regulator, with translation MKQQKGFHLLNSCLNMRRQLNKLLSSGDLSQGEYLVLRNIWLSNSDLSSCGKQGYIKAADLSDMLELSRPSITRILNDLEHRGFITRSIDKEDRRSVKIELTEAGIRAIEKANRGILSIAERLVASLGDSDTDKLIDLIDKLTEIYKEMLDEKGVRSDE
- a CDS encoding GNAT family N-acetyltransferase gives rise to the protein MQFKLYKDVHEFYYDTYDVLMRHESQNMILLGNIIIGHEGKDKTDWRDPANWLMATVSDEKGIQLTALMTPPHNITLYATDNVINSKAINCLIDGLKGYEIPGVMTEKNLAEHFASEYTSLKGLTFKTTMSQRIYELKAVNPDIKQFGVVRLLDERDMYFFPYWLEAFNAASSYGATEMSIPQNEEAYRYRLSTKKLYALEVDGIPVSMAGYTRELQTAIGVAFVYTPPYYRGKGYATSCVAQISQMALDRGYKKCVLYTDLLNPTSNSIYQKIGYTPVCDSLMLRFE